The following DNA comes from Halobacillus litoralis.
TGCCAACTCCAAATTTTTATGGATTTGGCTACACTTGTTTTTTCTCTGCCTTTCATAATCCCTTAATACTTTTAAAGCCGGTTTTCTTTTAAAAAAAGATAGCCGCCATATTCAACCAACCCACCAAACCCTAAATCCCCCCATTACCCAAGCGATTGTCACTGAATTCTACTATAGAAAACAAAAAACAAAGTGGGGTGAAACTGGGAAGAGAAACAAAACCTACTCTCAAAACAGAATCTGTGGAGAGCATGGCGGAGAAAAAGAATCAATCCAGTTCTGTTTTGAATCAGGTATGGATTATGTAAGCTGCTCCCCTTTCCGTGTTCCTTATTTGTAGTTTCAATAACTGCTTCTATGGTTCGATTTTTACCCACGGATTTCCATAAAAAAGAATAAGCCTCTCAAAAGTTCTGTGAACTAATGAAAGGCTAACTATTATATTTATTTTTCCTTTTTGAATGACAAGAAGTATGTCAATCAGGGTTTAAACAGGTAACAAACCCATTCATATCAGGTCTTTGGGCGTTATCACATCATGCCGCCCATTCACTCGGCTAATTAAAAGGACAATAATTAGACCGACAGAATCTTGTTATACCAAGGTTTCCATCGCAAAGTTAATTTATAAACCACAATGAGTTTTAATACTTTATGAACAGTATCCAGTCATAATCCAGTCACCAAAAACATTACATAGATTTGAAACAATGGCTTTTTTACCGTTTGTACTAATGCATTTTTAAAATGTTTTGGTTCACAAACTAGAAGTAGCTACTAACGTCTGGAACTCTAGTTTTTTATGTCTATTCCATCACTTTCCCATTCATCCGTTCAACCCATTGATGGAGAAGGTTATTATACTTGGCCAAATTTTTGCGGATTTTAATGGCCACTTCTTCCTTTTAGGTATGGACGGTCAAATTACGATCATTGACCATTTCCAAAGCTAGAACGGCATCCTCATCCTCCAACAAGTGGCTGTTTACAAAATAATAAAAAGTTGTTTAACAACTGTTTATTGTTTGGAATAAAGGAGTTTAACGGTAGTGGATATACTTTGGTTGTGATTTTATATTAATTCAAAAGGAGCAATTAAAATGAACAATATCTTATTTATGCCTTTATTGTCCATTCCCTCTGGGCATCATGACGCTGCGGCCATGCTCGACGACGTCCCCAGCGCGTTCCCGGCGGGGAAATTCACGGTTGTGATGGGTTCGGGCAAGTCGACGATGACAATATGTAGTAATCAGGTTTGGAGGTGGGACCATGGGAGTACCTTATAAACGGCAGTCCGGGAGCGCTCTGTCAGCCAATGCTGATGAAGCTGCGGCCATGCTAGTCGGCGCAGTTAAGCGATACGGCTCTGGCGAGTCGGCCGTCGTCGCGCTCGACGACGTCACCATCGCGTTCCCGGCGGGGAAGTTCACGGCTGTGATGGGACCGTCGGGTTCGGGCAAGTCGACGATGATGCACTGCGCCGCCGGGTTGGATCAACTGACGTCGGGTCGCGCATTCGTTGGCAGCACCGATTTGTCGACCCTCGACGACCGCGAGTTGACCAGACTGCGCCGAGAACAGATCGGGTTCGTGTTCCAGACGTTCAATCTCGCTGAGACCCTCACGGTCGAGGAGAACATCTGCCTGCCTTTAACGTTGTCGGGCCGGCAGCCGAGCGATGGAGTGCTCGATCAGGTCGTGTCGATGCTGCGCCTCGGTGATCGCATGCATCATCGGCCGGCGGAGCTCTCGGGCGGCCAGCAACAGCGCGTCGCCGTCGCCCGGGCGCTGGTCGCCCAGCCACAGGTGGTGTTCGCCGATGAGCCCACCGGCAACCTCGACACCCTGTCCGGACATGAGATCCTCGGATACCTGCGATCAGCGGTCGACAAGCATCATCAGTCGATCGTGGTAGTCACGCACGATCCCAACGCCGCTGCCTGGGCGGACCAAGTCGTGTTCGTCGTCGACGGCAAAGTGCACGACGTGATGGATCGCCCGTCAGCCGATTCGGTGCTCGACGTGATGAAGGGGCTGGGACGATGAACCAGATGGTGCGGAGCGCGGTCCGGAGCGTGCTCGCGAGTCGGGGTCGGTTCCTGCTCACGGGCACGGCGATCGCGCTTTCGGTGGCGTTCCTCGTCTCGACGCTGGTGCTGTCCGACTCGATGCGAGGCCGAGCGGCCAGCGATATCGCCGAAGCGTTGGCCGGGACGGACGCCGTGGTGCAAGGCGTTTCCCTCGGCGAGCCAGGCGGAGGACCGGGAGATCCTGTCAGGTCGGTTCGGCAATCACTAGATCCCGATATTACTGAGCGCGTGGCTGCGGTCGACGGCGTCGACAAGGCTGCCTCGCAATGGAAAGGCTTCGCGAAGCTGGTCGTCAACGGATCGCCGGTCGGAACCGGCACGGCTAGCGACGTCGGTCGCAACTGGGTCGCCAACCCGGAGCTCAATCCGTTCCGGCTAGAGAGCGGGCGACCACCCACTGAGGTCGGAGAGGTCGTGATCGATCGATCGCTCGCCGATGACGCAGGCGTGGCTCCGGGTGACATCGTACAGGTCCTGACCGCGACGGGGATGCACGACGCGACCATCACCGGTATTGCGACGTTCACGTCGGCGGACGCGTCACCGCTGGAGCGAACAGTTCTGTTGCCCGACGGAGCAGTTTCCTCCTGGCTCGACACGGCGGCGCCGACCGAGGTGCTCGTCGACGTCGCGGAGGGTGCCGACCGCGCCGAGGTGCTCGGCCGATTGTCGGCGCTGTCCGATGCCGAGGTCGTCGACGGACCCGACTACATCCGGACGATGCAGGACACCGCTACTTCACCTCTGCAGTTCCTGAACGTGTTCCTCCTGGCCTTCGCCGTGGTCGCGATTCTGATCGGCGTGACGATCATCTTCAACACGTTCACGCTCACCGTCGCCCGCCGCCGGCGGGAGTCGGGGCTCCTGCGTGCGATCGGTGCTGAACGACGCCAAGTACTCGGCGGAGTGGTGATCGAGGCGGCGTTTGTCGGAACGATCGCCACGCTCGCCGGCCTCGTATGCGGAGTCGCAGGAGTGGGCGCGTTACGCTGGGTCGTCGGACTCACTGGGATCAGCCTGATCACCGGGCCGACGATCGTGAGCCCGACCTCGATCGCGATTGCCGCGACCGTCGGTATCGGCGCAACGCTCCTCTCGGCATGGATCCCGGCTCGCCGCGCGGCGGCGACACCACCGATCGAGGCTCTGCGCGAGAGCGCGGCGGAACCCCGGGTAGTGAGCCGAGCACGGACTGCAAGCGGACTCGTGCTCGCTGCGGTGGCGATCGTTGGAGGAGCTGTGGCTGTGGTGGGCTCGAACCCAGTGTGGCTCATGCTCGCTGCTGCCATTATCCCGGCGCTCGTGCTGTGCGGCCCGGCGCTCGTGACAGCTTCAGCACGTTGGAGCTCTCCGGTGGCCCGCCGCGCCGCCGGTGTTGGCGGCTCGATCGCAGCGGGCAACCTGGCTGCGAGCCCCCGTCGATCGGCATCGACGGCGCTCGCGATCATGCTCGGAACCGCGATGGTGACGATGTTCGCGATGTTCGCGAGCTCACTGACGAGCGCAGTGGGAACAGACGTTCGCGACGGGCTGCGTGCGGACCTGGTGGTCACGTCGGCGACCCCCGACTTCTCGACGATCGACCCCACCCTGGCCGGCCGGATAGCAGAGCTGCCCGACGTCGACTCGGTAACTGCGCTGTCGATCGATGAAGGGATCGTGGAAGGGAAAGCCGAGATGATCGGCGGCATCGAACCGACGGCACTGCCCACTATGTTCGACCTCGACCCGATCGCCGGCGACCTCGCAAATCTGAGCTCGGGAGGCGTGGCCGTGGTCGGTGATGACCCGGCGCTGCTTGGCGGAACCCTGGAGATCGAGTTCGAACGAACGACCATTGAAGCGCCAATCGTTGCCGTGGTCGAGAGGAGCACCGGCGGTTTCGAAGCCCCAGTGTACTTCATCGACCGTGCGAGACTCGACGACTCGGCCGGTCGTCAGCTCGATGCGCAGGTGTTCATCGACCTCGCCGGCGGAGCGGAGACGGACGCCGAGGAAAACGTGAGTACCCTGGTACGAGATACGCCCGGGTCTTTCCTGGCGACCCAGGAAGAACACGTCGCCAGCAGCGGGAGCGAGATCGCTGCGTTCAGGAACTTCATCGACGGGATGCTCATTCTGGCGAGCTTCATCGCGCTTCTTGGAGTCGCCAACACCACGGCGCTCGCGATAAATGAACGCTCTGGAGAGATCGGGCTGCTGCGAGCGGTCGGGACTTCTCGGCGGGAGCTGCGTCGCATCGTGCGGCTCGAGGCGGCACTCCTGTCGTTCGTTGCAGCATCGATCGGTATCGCCGTCGGAGCTGGTTTCTGCTGGGCGATGATCGATGTCACTGGAGGCGCGGAGATCCCGTCCGTCGTCGTACCCTGGCTCCGTCTGGCAGTGACGCTGATCGTCGCAGTCGCAGCGAGCGTAATCGCTGCAGCGTGGCCCGCGTTCCGGGTCTCCCGGGTGCCTGTGCTCGAGCTGGTGAGCGGGGACCGCTGATGCGAAGGTCTCTGCACCTGGTCCGGGGTGGCCCACGACCGGCCCCGGTGCATGCGGTTGACGTGCTCGGCTTTTATCGCGTTCGGAAAAAGGAGGTGCTGAAAATATAAAAAAAAGGTATTAACCATTTCTTCTGATAATACAGGGCATGGACATAAGAGTATAACTGAATCTTTATCCGAAAAGATTGGTGTTAATAGTGATGATGTAAAAATACATGTAGCTGACGGTTTTTCACTTGAGATCTATGGTTTTACGAAAAATATTCAAGATTTAATGTTTGCATCCGATATTGCTTTTACAAGAGGTAGCCCAAACTTTATGTTTGAAGCCGTAGCGTCAAAAAATCCACTTATCATTACTGGTGCTTTACCTGGTCAAGAAGAGGACAACCCTGCATTTGCTCAAAAGCTAAATCTTGGCGTAGTAAGTGATGATATAAATAATATTAAACCGATTATTGAAGATTTAATTTAAAATGATGATTATAAGTTGAACAGCATTAAAAGATCACAAAAAGCGTTCATCAATGATCATGCAGCAGAGGATATTTTACAATTTATTTTAGAAACTGATAAACTTTATTATCAAGAAGAGACAAATGATGAAGTTAGTCTTTCGTACAATTAATAATCTGTTTAACTGGCATACATGGCAGTATTCCAAGTAAGGAAAAGCTTATTTGGAATACTGTTTTTTTTATAACGGTCCGGTTTCCTCACCCGGACGTTCGTGACGGACTGCAAAACCATTAACAAATGCTTGAAAAAGTGGTTGCCATGTTTGTTACAAAAACTTTACCGGGATAAGAGGACATTAACTTAAAGTATTTAAGGAAGCATGACCTTGTTCAAGTTTTAAATTACATATCTCTTATGAAGAACAAATTACTGAATTTCTAATTAATGAAGATAAAGTTTCCAAATACAAGACAGCAAGATCAAAATACCTTAAGGATATAAAAGTGGAAAGTTCCGAGTATATAGCTTCTTTGATTGAGCAGAGTAAGTAACCCTAGGGTGAGGAATTAATGATTGATGACCTTTTGGGGGTTGTACAGTCAGTTTATGGAAAAAATAGTTGAAGAAATATCATTTAGAAAACATGTGGACTTACGCTTTCCTAAAAAAGGTTTAACTAAGGGAAACCACATAGGAATAAATTACTTTTCGTTGATTTTAAAGGAGTCACTTTAGTTTAAAAACTGTTTAAGTTTTAAAATAAAGGAGTTTAAAAATAACCGATAAACTATTATGTGTGACTCTACTTCTAGCCGGGTGAGTGATAAGGACGATTTATTAAGGATGAACCTAATGAAAATGAGAAGCTTAGGGATTTAAAAGATAGGTTCGGTAAAGTTGGATTACTAGTTGAGCTTGAGGAAATATACGGAAATTAGTACGTGTTTCGTAATGTAAAGGATGTTATGACAAAGTGAGAAGTCAGACTTTGTTTTTTTACTCCGTCAGATAATAATAAACTAAAGCAAATTAAACTTGAGGTGTAAGAGTTTTGACTATAAAACTTCGCTTATTCTTATCTAATGCATTAATAATTATAATTTTATTAATTGCTTTCCAATTTGAAGAGTTGATAGAAAAGGATGACTTAGAGCTAATAATTAGTGATATTGAGCAGAGGGAAATACTAGACAAAAGCGAAGCTATTGCTTTTGCTATATATAAAGATGAAAATATCTTATACGACATAGGAGGTTTTCAGGAAAATGCACTTTTTGATATAGCTAGTGATCAAGAATCTCGTCATTATTTTACTATGGATAATACCGCACTATATTCGATAAGTAGTGGGGACTATCGACTTTATTTATCTTATGAATACGGTGGTGA
Coding sequences within:
- a CDS encoding ABC transporter ATP-binding protein; this encodes MGVPYKRQSGSALSANADEAAAMLVGAVKRYGSGESAVVALDDVTIAFPAGKFTAVMGPSGSGKSTMMHCAAGLDQLTSGRAFVGSTDLSTLDDRELTRLRREQIGFVFQTFNLAETLTVEENICLPLTLSGRQPSDGVLDQVVSMLRLGDRMHHRPAELSGGQQQRVAVARALVAQPQVVFADEPTGNLDTLSGHEILGYLRSAVDKHHQSIVVVTHDPNAAAWADQVVFVVDGKVHDVMDRPSADSVLDVMKGLGR
- a CDS encoding ABC transporter permease; amino-acid sequence: MNQMVRSAVRSVLASRGRFLLTGTAIALSVAFLVSTLVLSDSMRGRAASDIAEALAGTDAVVQGVSLGEPGGGPGDPVRSVRQSLDPDITERVAAVDGVDKAASQWKGFAKLVVNGSPVGTGTASDVGRNWVANPELNPFRLESGRPPTEVGEVVIDRSLADDAGVAPGDIVQVLTATGMHDATITGIATFTSADASPLERTVLLPDGAVSSWLDTAAPTEVLVDVAEGADRAEVLGRLSALSDAEVVDGPDYIRTMQDTATSPLQFLNVFLLAFAVVAILIGVTIIFNTFTLTVARRRRESGLLRAIGAERRQVLGGVVIEAAFVGTIATLAGLVCGVAGVGALRWVVGLTGISLITGPTIVSPTSIAIAATVGIGATLLSAWIPARRAAATPPIEALRESAAEPRVVSRARTASGLVLAAVAIVGGAVAVVGSNPVWLMLAAAIIPALVLCGPALVTASARWSSPVARRAAGVGGSIAAGNLAASPRRSASTALAIMLGTAMVTMFAMFASSLTSAVGTDVRDGLRADLVVTSATPDFSTIDPTLAGRIAELPDVDSVTALSIDEGIVEGKAEMIGGIEPTALPTMFDLDPIAGDLANLSSGGVAVVGDDPALLGGTLEIEFERTTIEAPIVAVVERSTGGFEAPVYFIDRARLDDSAGRQLDAQVFIDLAGGAETDAEENVSTLVRDTPGSFLATQEEHVASSGSEIAAFRNFIDGMLILASFIALLGVANTTALAINERSGEIGLLRAVGTSRRELRRIVRLEAALLSFVAASIGIAVGAGFCWAMIDVTGGAEIPSVVVPWLRLAVTLIVAVAASVIAAAWPAFRVSRVPVLELVSGDR